A genomic region of Caloenas nicobarica isolate bCalNic1 chromosome 9, bCalNic1.hap1, whole genome shotgun sequence contains the following coding sequences:
- the LOC135992210 gene encoding 5-hydroxyisourate hydrolase-like, whose product MSGTLKGSLTTHVLNTATGLPAAGLAIRLAQLQEPGQWTEVVQRWTNEDGRCQPLLAAGEARAGTYKLRFETAAYWQGLGQTSFYPFVEVVFTITDPARKLHVPLLISPYSYTTYRGS is encoded by the exons ATGTCTGGGACACTGAAAGGCTCCCTGACCACCCACGTGCTGAACACGGCCACGGGGCTGCCGGCAGCCGGCCTCGCCATCCGCTTGGCCCAGCTGCAGGAGCCAGGGCAGTGGACGGAGGTGGTGCAGAG GTGGACCAACGAGGATGGGCGCTGCCAGCCCCTCCTGGCTGCGGGAGAGGCCAGGGCCGGCACCTACAAGCTGCGCTTTGAGACGGCGGCGTACTGGCAGGGCCTGGGGCAGACCAGCTTCTACCCCTTTGTGGAG GTTGTCTTCACCATCACGGACCCGGCACGGAAGCTGCATGTCCCGCTGCTGATCAGCCCCTACTCCTACACCACGTACCGGGGCAGTTAG